The window GATAGGCTATGGGAAGAAAGACACCTAATACGGCAATGGACAAAACGACCAGGAAAACACGGTAAACGACAGCCCTGGTTGGCTTATTTCTAGTAAATCTGTCGCGGAAGATATCTACCGCTACATGACCCTCTCGCCAGGTAGTTATCGCGGCGGCGACGAACATAAAAAAGATAAAGGAGTACAATGCTAGGTCGCTGAACCACATTATCTCAAAGTGTAGCCAGTAGCGATTAATCACCTGGGCAAAGATGAGGAAGGTACAGGCAACT is drawn from Chloroflexota bacterium and contains these coding sequences:
- a CDS encoding TRAP transporter small permease subunit, whose translation is MRYIKSALKWILHGVQTAQGIICAVGLVACTFLIFAQVINRYWLHFEIMWFSDLALYSFIFFMFVAAAITTWREGHVAVDIFRDRFTRNKPTRAVVYRVFLVVLSIAVLGVFLPIAYQFMLRAMKYPEYGTLVRWFNTSWLQITLFVALAFVLLHLLVIARRDISELIRSCLGRSRRE